One genomic region from Calypte anna isolate BGI_N300 chromosome 8, bCalAnn1_v1.p, whole genome shotgun sequence encodes:
- the LRRC8D gene encoding volume-regulated anion channel subunit LRRC8D — protein MFTLAEVASLNDIQPTYRILKPWWDVFMDYLAVVMLMVAIFAGTMQLTKDQVVCLPVLQSTVNSKAQPSTSGRADFTTVETTTGQGEASSSMRTVSFGSAPTVTPEVPLSRDTSSPYHPTESGQELKKEQKDSSGRKTNLDFQQYVFINQMCYHLALPWYSKYFPYLVLIHTIILIVSSNFWFKYPKTCSKIEHFVSILGKCFESPWTTKALSETACEDSEENKQRLTGAQSLPKYVSTSSDEGSPSASTPMITKSGFKFSADKPMIEVPSVTILDKKDGEQAKALFEKVRKFRAHVEDSDLIYKLYVGQTVIKTVKFIFILCYTANFVNTISFEHICNPKVEHLIGYTQFECTHNMAYMLKKLLISYISLICVYGFICLYTLFWLFRIPLKEYSFEKVREESSFSDIPDVKNDFAFLLHMVDQYDQLYSKRFGVFLSEVSENKLREISLNHEWTFEKLRQHVSRNAQEKQELHLFMLSGVPDAVFDLTDLDVLKLELISEAKIPPKISQMTNLQELHLCHCPVKVEQTAFSFLRDHLRCLHVKFTDVAEIPAWVYLLKNLRELYLVGNLNSENNKMIGLESLRELRHLKILHVKSNLTKIPPNITDVAPHLTKLVIHNDGTKLVVLNSLKKMINVAELELQNCELERIPHAIFSLSNLQELDLKSNSIRTIEEIISFQHLKRLTCLKLWHNKIVEIPPSITHVRNLESLYLSNNKLESLPPAVFSLQKLRCLDVSYNSIALIPDDIGCLQNLQHFYITGNKVKILPKQLFKCVKLRTLSLGQNSITSIPDKIGKLLQLTHLELKGNCLDRLPATLEQCSLLRKSGLVVEDHLFDTLPSEVKEVLNQDTSIPYANGI, from the coding sequence ATGTTTACCCTTGCAGAAGTTGCATCGCTCAATGACATCCAGCCAACATACCGTATCTTGAAGCCATGGTGGGATGTATTTATGGATTATCTAGCTGTTGTTATGTTAATGGTTGCCATATTTGCTGGAACCATGCAGCTCACCAAAGACCAGGTGGTCTGCTTGCCAGTTTTGCAGTCTACTGTAAATTCAAAAGCACAACCCAGCACATCAGGAAGGGCTGACTTTACCACTGTTGAGACAACCACTGGTCAAGGAGAAGCATCATCATCAATGAGAACAGTTTCCTTTGGAAGTGCCCCTACTGTAACGCCTGAAGTACCTCTGAGCAGAGATACCTCCTCTCCGTATCATCCCACTGAATCAGGCCAGGAGCtgaagaaggagcagaaagaTTCTTCAGGCCGTAAGACAAATTTGGATTTTCAGCAATACGTATTTATTAACCAGATGTGCTATCACTTGGCTCTTCCATGGTATTCAAAGTATTTTCCCTATCTTGTTCTCATCCATACTATCATTTTAATAGTCAGTAGCAATTTTTGGTTCAAATATCCCAAGACTTGCTCAAAAATTGAGCACTTTGTTTCTATATTAGGGAAGTGTTTTGAGTCCCCTTGGACTACAAAAGCCTTGTCTGAAACAGCATGTGAGGACTCCGAGGAGAACAAACAGAGGTTAACCGGTGCCCAGTCCCTGCCCAAGTATGTTTCCACTAGCAGTGATGAAGGAAGCCCAAGTGCCAGCACTCCCATGATAACAAAGTCTGGCTTCAAATTTTCAGCCGACAAGCCAATGATCGAGGTTCCTAGCGTCACTATTTTAgataagaaagatggagagCAAGCTAAAGCGCTGTTTGAGAAAGTCCGTAAGTTTCGGGCTCACGTGGAGGACAGTGATCTGATCTACAAGCTCTATGTTGGTCAAACTGTCATCAAGACTGTCAAGTTCATATTTATTCTCTGCTACACTGCAAACTTTGTTAACACCATTAGTTTTGAACACATCTGCAACCCAAAAGTGGAACACTTGATTGGCTACACACAGTTTGAATGTACACACAACATGGCTTACATGTTAAAGAAGCTGCTGATCAGCTATATTTCCCTCATTTGTGTCTATGGTTTTATCTGCCTCTACACGCTTTTCTGGCTGTTCCGAATTCCTTTAAAAGAATATTCCTTTGAAAAGGTCAGAGAAGAGAGTAGCTTCAGTGATATCCCCGATGTCAAAAAtgattttgcatttctcttgcaCATGGTAGATCAGTACGACCAGCTGTATTCTAAGCGATTTGGTGTCTTTTTGTCGGAGGTAAGTGAGAACAAACTACGGGAAATCAGTTTAAACCATGAATGGACTTTTGAAAAGCTGCGGCAACACGTCTCCCGCAATgcccaggaaaagcaggagctgcatCTCTTCATGCTGTCGGGGGTTCCTGATGCAGTGTTTGATCTGACAGATCTGGATGTGTTGAAACTGGAGCTGATTTCTGAAGCGAAAATCCCACCAAAAATTTCCCAGATGACAAATCTTCAGGAGCTTCATCTGTGCCACTGTCCTGTGAAGGTCGAGCAGACTGCCTTCAGCTTCCTCCGGGACCACTTGAGATGCCTTCATGTGAAATTCACAGATGTTGCAGAAATTCCTGCGTGGGTGTATTTGCTCAAAAACCTCCGTGAATTGTACTTGGTAGGCAACTTGAACTCTGAGAACAATAAAATGATAGGGCTTGAATCTCTCAGAGAGTTGAGACATCTTAAAATCCTCCATGTGAAGAGCAATTTGACCAAAATTCCCCCCAATATCACAGATGTGGCACCACATCTGACAAAACTAGTCATTCATAATGATGGCACTAAGCTTGTGGTACTCAATAGCCTTAAGAAAATGATTAATGTTGCGGAGCTGGAACTTCAGAACTGTGAACTGGAGAGAATTCCCCATGCCATCTTCAGCCTCTCTAACTTACAGGAACTGGATTTAAAGTCAAATAGCATACGCACAATTGAAGAAATCATCAGTTTCCAACACTTAAAAAGATTGACTTGTTTAAAGCTGTGGCATAATAAAATAGTTGAAATTCCTCCCTCCATTACCCATGTAAGGAATTTGGAGTCTCTTTATCTCTCCAATAACAAACTCGAATCCTTACCACCCGCAGTGTTCAGTTTACAGAAACTTAGGTGTTTAGATGTAAGCTATAACTCAATCGCATTGATTCCAGATGATATAGGTTGTCTTCAAAACCTGCAGCATTTTTACATTACGGGAAACAAAGTCAAAATTTTGCCAAAACAGTTGTTTAAATGCGTTAAGTTGAGGACTTTGAGTCTGGGACAAAACTCTATTACCTCAATCCCAGATAAAATTGGTAAACTGTTGCAGCTGACTCATCTGGAACTGAAGGGGAACTGCTTGGACCGTCTGCCAGCCACGCTGGAGCAGTGTTCGCTTCTCAGGAAAAGCGGGCTCGTGGTGGAAGATCACCTCTTTGACACTTTGCCCTCAGAAGTTAAAGAGGTGCTGAATCAAGACACAAGCATTCCCTACGCTAACGGCATTTAG